One stretch of Candidatus Poribacteria bacterium DNA includes these proteins:
- the glmM gene encoding phosphoglucosamine mutase — protein MAIAEKPIISVSGVRGEVGVSLDVRVITRFAMAFGTFVSGRTVVVGRDSRTSSPTVRHAVLAGLFATGCHVIDVGVCPTPTILLIANALRAQGSITVTASHNPVAWNGIEFAAASGNLLTQAERAELMRIYETEDFALAPWNEQGTLETYGEAIAYHLERVLHAQWLAPDSIRKAGLKVVLDCGNGAGSVISPSLLRKLGCRVVELNCVADGHFRRPAEPTPEALDELCEVVRISKADIGFAHDGDADRLVLVTDKGIPLNGEWTLAFVVDFILGKTKSDVVATVSTSRMLDDIAEKHGVRLHRTKVGVGWVVGKMHEVNAAIGGEGTGGVIYPDIHYTTDGIASIAAITQYLAESGGTVTQLVENMPQYQMCRKKLEIPSQEVAARLIERAVKVYKAEVSTKKSPLLDLTDGVKRVWEDRWVNIRPSGTEPVIRVFSEAPTLAAAEQLCDETLETLKVLMKQISS, from the coding sequence CGCTTCGCGATGGCTTTTGGAACTTTTGTGAGTGGTAGGACAGTGGTTGTTGGGCGTGATTCTCGGACCTCCAGTCCAACAGTCCGACATGCCGTCCTTGCTGGACTTTTTGCCACCGGATGCCACGTCATAGATGTCGGTGTCTGTCCGACACCGACGATACTCTTAATCGCAAATGCGCTGCGTGCGCAGGGGAGTATTACCGTCACAGCCAGCCACAATCCGGTCGCTTGGAACGGAATTGAATTTGCCGCCGCATCAGGGAATCTCTTGACACAAGCGGAACGGGCTGAATTGATGCGAATTTATGAAACAGAGGATTTTGCACTCGCCCCTTGGAACGAACAGGGAACACTTGAGACTTATGGCGAGGCAATAGCGTATCATCTGGAGCGGGTTCTGCATGCTCAGTGGCTCGCACCAGATTCGATTCGGAAAGCCGGTCTAAAGGTCGTACTGGATTGTGGTAATGGTGCCGGAAGCGTCATCAGTCCGTCCTTATTAAGAAAACTGGGTTGTCGGGTTGTTGAACTTAATTGTGTTGCAGATGGGCACTTTCGTCGTCCGGCTGAACCTACACCTGAGGCGTTGGATGAACTCTGCGAAGTAGTCCGTATTTCTAAAGCAGATATCGGCTTTGCGCATGACGGCGATGCCGATCGGCTTGTGCTTGTTACAGATAAGGGGATTCCACTCAATGGTGAGTGGACACTTGCTTTTGTCGTCGATTTCATTCTCGGTAAAACCAAAAGTGATGTAGTGGCTACCGTATCTACGAGTCGAATGTTAGACGATATTGCCGAAAAGCACGGTGTCAGGCTTCACCGTACAAAAGTTGGCGTGGGTTGGGTGGTCGGGAAGATGCACGAGGTTAATGCAGCTATCGGTGGTGAAGGCACCGGCGGTGTGATTTATCCTGATATTCACTATACAACGGACGGTATCGCCTCTATTGCCGCAATCACACAATACCTCGCCGAGTCTGGTGGCACCGTTACGCAGCTCGTCGAAAACATGCCGCAATATCAAATGTGTCGAAAGAAATTGGAGATTCCGTCACAAGAAGTCGCAGCACGCCTCATCGAACGCGCCGTGAAGGTTTATAAAGCGGAAGTTTCTACAAAAAAGAGTCCGCTTCTTGATCTCACAGATGGCGTCAAACGCGTCTGGGAGGATCGGTGGGTGAACATCCGTCCGTCTGGCACAGAACCTGTGATTCGGGTTTTCAGCGAGGCACCGACCTTAGCGGCGGCGGAGCAATTGTGCGACGAAACGCTTGAAACCCTGAAGGTGTTAATGAAACAAATTTCGTCTTAA
- a CDS encoding YvcK family protein — protein MALKLACIGGGSGLSALLSGIKHYADLEKGKDSIIDLDSLAAIVTVSDDGGSSGRLVEEFDMLPPGDIRRLLFTLSDADELAGLFEYRFSSNGELGGHTVGNLLLTALTEKFEGNFPKAIQAASRLLAVRGQIIPVTLDYTVLCAELADGEVVRGESTIPIRENREPIKRVFFEPRENGKIHHAPDEIYECQAHEGAIEALINADVILIGPGSLYTSIMPNLVIKGVVETIQRSDAIKIYVCNVMTQPGETDGYAVTDHVNAIWDHAKIPINYVVVNNQPAPTEIMQEYVRKELVSQLTRIRSIAEEGLSMLYEDAQHLMEVLNLAKDISSLSVETIQLADASKVQVSYNREQESLEEEGISVIEADLIRDMVVTEFGTWLGGVQMNVIRHDPEKLVRSLVKIFRSHPKLQEAV, from the coding sequence ATGGCTTTGAAACTTGCCTGCATCGGGGGGGGCAGCGGTTTATCCGCCTTGCTGAGTGGCATTAAACACTATGCCGATCTTGAGAAAGGTAAAGATAGTATTATTGATTTGGATAGTTTAGCGGCAATCGTTACCGTCTCTGATGATGGTGGGAGCTCAGGGCGACTCGTTGAAGAGTTTGACATGCTACCCCCGGGCGATATTCGTAGGCTTCTCTTTACCTTATCCGATGCCGATGAACTCGCAGGACTTTTTGAATATCGCTTTTCGAGCAATGGCGAACTCGGTGGACATACCGTCGGAAATCTCTTGCTAACGGCGTTAACAGAGAAATTTGAGGGTAATTTTCCGAAGGCGATTCAAGCGGCATCAAGGCTCCTCGCCGTTCGTGGACAGATTATCCCTGTTACATTGGATTATACGGTTTTGTGCGCTGAACTTGCGGATGGAGAGGTTGTCCGTGGTGAATCCACGATACCTATCAGAGAAAATCGTGAACCGATCAAACGCGTTTTTTTTGAACCGCGCGAGAATGGAAAGATACATCATGCCCCGGATGAAATCTATGAGTGTCAGGCGCATGAAGGTGCTATAGAGGCACTGATTAACGCTGACGTGATTCTCATCGGGCCCGGTAGCCTTTACACCAGCATTATGCCAAATCTGGTTATTAAAGGAGTCGTTGAAACGATTCAACGCTCAGACGCTATTAAAATCTACGTTTGTAACGTCATGACGCAGCCCGGCGAAACCGACGGCTACGCCGTTACGGATCATGTTAATGCTATTTGGGACCACGCAAAAATTCCGATAAACTATGTTGTGGTTAACAATCAACCAGCACCAACGGAGATCATGCAAGAGTATGTCCGCAAAGAATTGGTGTCGCAGTTGACGCGAATTCGATCGATTGCTGAGGAAGGGCTTTCGATGCTCTATGAAGATGCCCAACATCTTATGGAGGTCCTAAACTTAGCGAAGGATATCTCGTCGTTATCCGTGGAAACGATACAGCTCGCCGACGCTTCAAAAGTACAGGTTTCTTATAATCGTGAGCAGGAGAGTCTTGAAGAGGAAGGAATCAGTGTGATTGAAGCGGACCTCATTCGGGACATGGTTGTTACTGAGTTTGGGACATGGCTCGGTGGTGTTCAGATGAACGTTATCCGTCACGATCCCGAAAAATTGGTCCGCTCACTTGTTAAGATCTTTAGGAGTCACCCAAAACTCCAAGAGGCGGTCTGA
- a CDS encoding glutamine--tRNA ligase/YqeY domain fusion protein translates to MKHSDADLKEDPNRPSDFIRQEVDKDLKTNRYDGRVHTRFPPEPSGYLHIGHAKAICISFGIAEDYDGLYNLRFDDSNPITEESEYVDAIKRDVHWLGFDWKDREYHASDYFETLYEYAVKLIEKGKAYVCDLTPDETRAYRGTLVKPGKDSPYRNRSVAENLDLFRKMQDGEFPDGFCTLRAKIDMTSPNLNMRDPVMYRILRAHHHRRGNKWCIYPTYDFTHGQSDSIEGITHSLCDVQFEDHRPLYDWFLESLEIYQPRQIEFARLNLTYTVLGKRKLRVLVEEEHVSGWDDPRLPTLSGMRRRGYTPESIRDFCSRIGVSKADNLIEISQLEYSIRNDLNQRAPRVMAVLNPVKVIIDNYPEGQVEMLDAENNPEDESAGTREIPFSREIYIEREDFMEDPPRKFFRLAPGREVRLKHAYYIQCERVVKDENTGEIVEIHCTYDPETRGGWSEDGRRVRGTLHWVSAEHAVDAEVRLYDSLFTEREPESAAGDADWIQFLNPNSLEVLHNCKVEPSLVDASPESRYQFLRMGYFCVDPDTTSEKLVFNRTVPLRDSWAKIQRGQK, encoded by the coding sequence ATGAAACATTCAGATGCGGATTTAAAAGAAGACCCTAACAGACCGTCCGACTTTATTCGTCAAGAGGTTGACAAGGACCTCAAAACAAACAGATATGACGGTCGGGTCCATACCCGATTCCCGCCAGAACCGAGCGGCTACCTTCATATCGGACACGCCAAGGCTATCTGTATCAGTTTTGGTATTGCCGAAGATTACGACGGACTTTACAATTTGCGGTTTGATGACAGCAATCCAATCACTGAAGAGAGCGAATACGTAGACGCGATTAAACGGGATGTACACTGGCTCGGATTTGATTGGAAAGACCGAGAGTATCACGCTTCAGACTATTTTGAAACGCTCTATGAGTATGCCGTCAAACTCATAGAAAAAGGAAAGGCTTACGTCTGCGATTTGACACCAGACGAGACGCGCGCCTATCGTGGTACCTTAGTCAAACCCGGCAAAGATAGTCCCTACCGCAACCGATCGGTTGCGGAAAATTTAGACTTGTTCCGTAAGATGCAGGACGGAGAGTTCCCTGATGGTTTCTGCACACTTCGGGCAAAGATTGATATGACGAGTCCTAACCTGAATATGCGTGATCCTGTGATGTATCGTATCCTTCGGGCGCATCACCATCGACGTGGTAACAAGTGGTGTATCTATCCGACCTACGATTTCACGCATGGGCAGTCTGATTCGATTGAAGGTATAACGCATTCGTTGTGTGACGTCCAGTTTGAGGACCATCGTCCGCTCTACGACTGGTTTTTGGAATCCTTGGAGATTTATCAGCCTCGACAGATTGAGTTTGCACGGCTAAACCTGACGTATACCGTGTTAGGCAAGCGGAAACTCAGAGTTCTCGTTGAAGAGGAACACGTCAGTGGGTGGGACGATCCGAGATTGCCTACACTCTCTGGGATGCGCCGTCGTGGGTATACGCCTGAATCTATCCGAGATTTTTGTAGTCGCATCGGTGTTTCAAAAGCCGATAATCTCATTGAGATATCGCAGCTTGAGTATTCCATTCGGAACGACCTGAATCAGCGCGCCCCACGCGTCATGGCTGTTCTCAATCCGGTTAAGGTGATTATTGATAACTACCCAGAGGGGCAGGTCGAAATGCTTGACGCTGAGAATAACCCCGAAGATGAGAGTGCTGGGACACGGGAAATTCCCTTCTCACGGGAGATTTACATTGAACGGGAAGATTTTATGGAGGATCCGCCTCGAAAATTCTTCAGGTTAGCACCGGGACGGGAAGTCCGGCTTAAACACGCTTATTATATCCAGTGTGAACGGGTCGTCAAAGATGAAAACACGGGTGAAATCGTTGAAATTCACTGTACTTATGATCCAGAAACACGTGGTGGCTGGTCCGAGGATGGACGCCGAGTCCGAGGGACATTGCATTGGGTTTCTGCTGAACATGCTGTGGATGCGGAGGTGCGTCTCTACGATTCACTCTTTACGGAGCGTGAACCCGAAAGTGCAGCAGGAGATGCTGACTGGATACAATTCCTGAATCCGAATTCTTTGGAGGTTTTGCACAACTGCAAAGTTGAACCGAGTCTCGTTGATGCGTCACCGGAAAGCCGGTATCAGTTTCTACGAATGGGTTATTTTTGCGTGGATCCAGATACAACGTCAGAGAAATTGGTATTCAATCGCACGGTACCGCTAAGGGATAGCTGGGCGAAAATTCAAAGGGGACAGAAATGA
- the gltX gene encoding glutamate--tRNA ligase, which translates to MNDTPSGTTVSAVNDQIRVRMAPSPTGYLHIGGARTALFNWLFAKHHNGTFILRIDDTDAARSTDESMHEIYEALKWLGIGWDEHYVQSERRSVYDGYVQRLLESGNAYHCYCTPEELEAIRTQARADKQARSYDGRCQHLTSEAVQRFVAEGRKPTVRIKMPDRPIRVDDIVLGSRNIDPATLEDEVIVRSNGMPNYNLTSIIDDAEMRITHVIRGTEHLNNTPKQIAIANALGLKVPQFAHIPLVLDSGGRKMSKRHHGDLVAVNRYREQGYLPEAMLNFVVRLGWSYDDKQEIFSVQELIEKFDLARIGKSGSVFDIKKLEWLNSHYINQLDVAARTDAVIPFWQKDGLLNSTEDRSWLESIVEAVGERLTTLQDILPQTRYFFNDEFEYDPKAVKKWWGGSVEKKEKTRQILTSISQILEETSTFDIETVEAAIWKYTDEHDIKRVAAMQALRIALTGTSFGPSLFDIVVLLGKDEVLKRIPKAIAHL; encoded by the coding sequence ATGAACGACACACCAAGCGGGACAACGGTTTCCGCTGTAAATGATCAGATCCGGGTTCGGATGGCGCCGTCACCCACCGGCTACTTACACATCGGCGGGGCACGAACGGCTCTATTCAATTGGTTGTTTGCTAAACATCACAACGGCACGTTTATCCTCCGTATTGACGATACAGACGCAGCGCGTTCCACTGATGAATCTATGCACGAGATTTACGAGGCGTTAAAGTGGTTGGGTATCGGTTGGGACGAGCACTATGTCCAATCAGAGCGGAGAAGTGTCTATGACGGTTATGTCCAACGTCTACTTGAGAGCGGCAATGCATACCATTGTTACTGCACACCTGAAGAACTGGAGGCGATCCGTACACAGGCGCGTGCCGATAAGCAAGCGCGTTCCTACGACGGCAGATGCCAACATCTGACATCGGAAGCCGTCCAACGTTTTGTCGCCGAAGGCAGGAAACCGACCGTACGTATAAAGATGCCTGATAGACCTATTCGTGTTGACGACATCGTTCTCGGTTCACGGAATATCGATCCCGCTACCTTAGAAGATGAGGTGATTGTCCGTTCAAACGGGATGCCGAACTACAATCTCACCTCAATTATTGACGATGCCGAGATGCGGATAACCCATGTCATTCGGGGGACGGAGCATCTCAACAACACCCCGAAGCAGATTGCGATTGCGAATGCACTCGGTTTAAAGGTGCCCCAGTTTGCACATATTCCGCTCGTGTTGGATAGTGGTGGCAGGAAGATGAGTAAACGGCATCACGGCGATCTGGTGGCTGTTAACCGTTACCGTGAACAGGGGTACCTCCCTGAAGCGATGCTGAATTTCGTCGTCCGACTCGGTTGGTCTTATGACGACAAACAGGAGATTTTCTCGGTTCAAGAACTCATAGAGAAATTCGACCTTGCGCGGATTGGAAAAAGTGGCAGTGTCTTTGATATTAAGAAACTGGAATGGCTCAATTCCCATTATATTAATCAACTTGATGTCGCAGCGCGGACGGACGCCGTGATCCCGTTTTGGCAGAAAGACGGATTGCTCAATTCGACAGAAGATCGCAGCTGGCTGGAAAGTATTGTGGAAGCGGTGGGTGAACGCCTCACAACCCTACAGGACATCCTTCCACAGACCCGTTATTTCTTTAATGACGAATTTGAATACGACCCGAAAGCCGTCAAGAAGTGGTGGGGTGGTTCCGTCGAGAAGAAAGAGAAAACGCGCCAGATACTCACCAGTATCTCACAAATTTTGGAAGAAACGTCTACTTTTGACATAGAAACAGTTGAAGCGGCGATTTGGAAATACACGGATGAGCACGACATCAAACGCGTCGCAGCGATGCAAGCACTGCGAATCGCACTAACAGGAACATCGTTCGGACCAAGTCTCTTTGATATTGTTGTCTTGTTGGGTAAAGACGAAGTTTTAAAGCGGATCCCAAAGGCAATAGCGCATCTATAG
- a CDS encoding DegT/DnrJ/EryC1/StrS family aminotransferase — translation MAAKLAISGGKRTVPDGLIQPWPQVTQSDKDAIAEVIASEKITDQQRVQSEGLTKEWAEYMGVEYCIPVNSGTAALHLCVAGVGIEPGDEVIIPAFTFWATAAAVLHHNAIPVFVDIDPITYCIDPNAIEAKITERTRAIVPVHIHGMPADMDPILEIAKKHNLKVIEDVAQAHGARYKGKLCGAFGDAAGYSTQASKTLSSGCQGGLFTTNDGQIHERAALLQYFGEIVVPGREREEQEYNAYGLGWMYRGDMFSQAFIRSQLKRLDANNALRVENCEYLTMHLSGIDGIETPITPEGCEPVYYNYVIGFDPTALGLDISARTMREKVQAALRAEGVPTGQWQRLPVPSQEIFQNQIGYGTGCPWRCNNSTVEYKTEDYPRAVAFIDSHCYIFDVNPPNDFELMSYYVEAFHKVMDQLDAALEVPAA, via the coding sequence ATGGCAGCAAAACTCGCTATATCTGGTGGCAAAAGAACTGTCCCCGATGGATTAATTCAACCGTGGCCACAAGTTACCCAATCCGACAAAGACGCGATTGCCGAGGTGATCGCCTCTGAAAAGATTACCGACCAGCAACGCGTTCAATCCGAAGGGCTCACAAAAGAGTGGGCGGAATACATGGGGGTCGAGTATTGCATCCCCGTCAACAGCGGCACGGCTGCGTTACATCTCTGTGTCGCAGGTGTCGGCATTGAGCCGGGTGACGAGGTTATCATTCCCGCCTTCACTTTCTGGGCAACCGCGGCAGCCGTCCTGCATCACAATGCTATCCCCGTCTTTGTTGATATTGACCCAATAACCTATTGTATTGACCCCAACGCGATTGAAGCGAAAATTACCGAAAGAACCCGTGCGATTGTGCCGGTTCATATTCACGGTATGCCCGCGGATATGGACCCGATTCTGGAGATTGCCAAAAAGCACAACCTGAAAGTCATTGAAGACGTTGCACAGGCGCATGGTGCGCGCTATAAAGGCAAACTGTGTGGTGCGTTTGGCGATGCCGCGGGTTATAGCACACAAGCCTCAAAGACGTTGAGCAGCGGATGCCAAGGCGGTCTGTTTACAACGAATGATGGACAAATTCACGAACGTGCAGCGTTGTTACAGTATTTCGGAGAAATCGTCGTACCGGGGAGGGAAAGGGAAGAGCAGGAATACAATGCCTACGGACTTGGGTGGATGTATCGTGGGGATATGTTCAGCCAGGCATTCATCCGTAGCCAACTGAAACGATTGGATGCCAATAACGCGCTGCGCGTCGAAAATTGTGAGTATCTCACAATGCATCTAAGCGGAATTGACGGTATCGAAACCCCTATTACCCCAGAGGGGTGTGAGCCTGTGTATTACAACTACGTCATCGGTTTTGATCCGACAGCGTTGGGATTGGACATCTCCGCTCGCACGATGCGTGAGAAGGTGCAAGCAGCACTACGCGCCGAGGGAGTCCCAACGGGACAGTGGCAACGACTTCCCGTGCCATCTCAGGAGATTTTCCAGAACCAAATCGGCTACGGCACAGGATGTCCGTGGCGGTGCAATAACTCGACGGTTGAATATAAGACTGAGGACTATCCCCGAGCCGTTGCGTTCATCGACTCCCACTGCTATATCTTCGATGTTAATCCACCCAACGATTTCGAGTTGATGTCCTATTACGTTGAAGCGTTCCACAAAGTTATGGATCAGCTGGATGCTGCGCTTGAGGTGCCTGCTGCTTAA
- a CDS encoding site-specific DNA-methyltransferase → MPTLNWIGKEAVINHHDEVPIHTLTHDRDRSFGTENEPLGTGNLLIEGDNLLALKALLPYYAGKVKCIYIDPPYNTGNENWIYNDNVNNPTIRKWLGKTVGKLSEDLSRHDKWLCMMYPRLCLLHQLLREDGVIFISIDDNEVHHLRMLMDEIFGENNFLAILTRRAMHTVRNSSKDFNHNADYTLVYAKEKSWFGEDKSRYIRYITDKSTKYPHDDNDGKGKYKLDPLSARNYYEPYTFTFENGVEWSPPSGSYPRYSQDTLRSMEREGRIDFSGNEPRAKRYLSEVQEGQPPDVFLSPEIVGFNKEGTSELRDIFGKGGVFPQPKPVKFIKFLLELLRSKDAIILDSFAGSGTTAHAVLEQNREDGGNRQFILVEVEPKIARKITSVRLERVSEGYTYEQKGKLQHVFGTGGTFSYYHVGETFSEQQEIAFSEMAQLLFFKETGTPMAVDTVLSLVEGDRPSYGTCNATERYKRSFLGSADGVGVYLLNIDDVLTEELINRLPRHDGSKIIHCGKTQLTEATLKQLGITFRQMPYNLV, encoded by the coding sequence ATGCCAACACTCAACTGGATCGGAAAAGAAGCCGTCATCAATCACCACGACGAAGTGCCAATACACACCCTGACACACGACCGCGACCGATCCTTTGGAACGGAAAATGAACCCCTCGGCACAGGAAATCTCCTCATAGAAGGCGATAACCTCCTCGCCCTCAAAGCACTCCTACCTTATTATGCTGGTAAAGTCAAATGCATTTACATTGACCCGCCTTATAATACAGGTAACGAAAATTGGATTTACAACGATAATGTCAACAACCCAACCATCCGGAAATGGCTCGGAAAAACTGTTGGCAAACTCTCTGAAGATCTCTCTCGACATGATAAATGGCTCTGTATGATGTACCCCCGCCTCTGCCTCCTTCATCAACTCCTTCGAGAGGACGGTGTGATCTTTATCTCAATTGATGATAATGAAGTGCATCATTTACGAATGCTAATGGATGAGATTTTCGGAGAAAATAACTTTTTGGCAATTCTCACAAGAAGAGCAATGCACACCGTGCGTAACTCCAGTAAAGATTTTAATCACAATGCTGACTACACCTTGGTTTATGCCAAAGAGAAATCTTGGTTTGGTGAAGACAAAAGTCGGTATATTCGTTACATTACTGATAAATCAACGAAATATCCTCATGACGACAATGATGGTAAAGGTAAGTATAAACTTGACCCACTCAGTGCGCGAAACTATTACGAGCCGTACACATTCACTTTTGAAAATGGCGTTGAATGGTCACCTCCTTCAGGAAGTTATCCGCGCTATTCACAAGATACACTACGTAGCATGGAACGCGAAGGTCGCATTGATTTTTCTGGGAACGAACCGCGGGCAAAACGCTATCTCTCTGAGGTACAAGAAGGACAACCACCAGACGTATTCCTCTCACCAGAAATCGTAGGGTTCAATAAAGAAGGAACAAGTGAACTTCGTGATATATTTGGTAAAGGGGGTGTTTTTCCCCAACCCAAGCCGGTAAAATTTATTAAGTTTTTGCTGGAATTGTTACGCAGTAAAGATGCCATTATCCTTGACTCCTTCGCTGGCAGTGGGACAACGGCTCATGCGGTTCTGGAACAAAACCGTGAGGATGGCGGTAATCGACAGTTCATTTTGGTTGAAGTGGAACCCAAGATAGCCCGTAAAATTACATCTGTTCGTCTTGAGCGCGTCAGTGAAGGTTATACCTATGAACAAAAAGGCAAACTCCAGCATGTATTTGGCACCGGTGGAACTTTTTCCTATTACCACGTCGGCGAAACCTTTTCGGAGCAACAGGAAATTGCCTTTAGTGAGATGGCACAGCTACTCTTTTTCAAGGAAACAGGCACCCCGATGGCAGTAGACACTGTGTTGTCCCTTGTGGAAGGGGATAGACCTTCGTATGGTACTTGTAATGCTACTGAAAGATACAAACGCTCCTTTTTGGGCAGTGCGGACGGGGTTGGTGTTTATCTGCTCAACATCGACGATGTTCTTACCGAGGAACTCATAAACCGCTTACCGCGACATGATGGCAGTAAGATTATCCATTGTGGTAAAACCCAACTCACCGAAGCCACTTTGAAGCAGCTGGGTATCACCTTCCGCCAAATGCCTTACAATCTTGTGTAG
- a CDS encoding DUF3696 domain-containing protein, whose translation MLHAIELENFKAFGKRARIPFAPITLIFGENSAGKSTILQALNLLKQTLESRETGALLLPRDENGIVDLGSFQEMLFDHDLKRTLSIRVESTMFETDLSLLSSYGGNTISIELRFRRPSLEEEVLLDQIGIYDGKSAKCIAKFQPLNMIESPEKFSMGMRFFRDPLGPLPSKLTAMKCVWLTAEPEYWKPEFEWDKDNREEIYGRLKERLADIQHATDEHKESGKKLREDREFLNDYIEFFSSDFDLKTYISKMRREKMNQVIGAYGFFPARILGDTRVTVSRSLSHRRSDNTVFDVAGLAIAAGGALEQTLDYLFPMGPSRIPPERWYIFTGTTPQDVGYQGDLLPDLLLRRPELVEEANGWLKRLDMGYELEVKPVGGNSGDLFEVRLIDTRRNDRVSVALPDVGFGISQLLPFIVQSLVSEGWIISIEQPEVHVHPKLQADLGELLAASIKKDHPNQFIVETHSEHLILRLQRLIRNKLLEPEDVSVIYVSRRPEGAKAERLHLDEDGDFIDDWPNGFFSERLREL comes from the coding sequence ATGCTTCACGCAATAGAATTAGAAAATTTCAAAGCATTCGGGAAACGTGCGCGCATCCCCTTTGCCCCGATAACACTCATTTTCGGTGAAAATAGTGCTGGAAAGAGCACGATCTTGCAGGCACTCAATCTGCTCAAACAAACGCTGGAAAGCAGAGAGACGGGGGCTTTGCTGCTTCCTCGAGATGAGAATGGGATTGTTGATCTCGGCAGTTTTCAGGAAATGCTATTTGACCACGACCTGAAACGGACGCTCTCAATTCGTGTTGAAAGTACAATGTTTGAAACTGATTTATCTTTACTATCATCATATGGAGGAAACACAATATCTATTGAACTTCGTTTCAGGAGACCGTCCCTTGAGGAAGAAGTCCTCTTAGATCAAATCGGCATTTACGACGGGAAATCCGCTAAGTGCATCGCTAAGTTTCAGCCGTTGAATATGATCGAAAGTCCTGAAAAATTTTCAATGGGCATGCGCTTTTTCCGTGATCCACTTGGTCCTCTACCTTCAAAATTAACCGCGATGAAGTGCGTTTGGTTAACAGCAGAACCAGAGTACTGGAAACCGGAGTTTGAGTGGGACAAAGACAATAGGGAAGAAATATATGGCAGGCTCAAGGAAAGATTGGCTGATATACAACATGCTACAGACGAGCATAAGGAAAGTGGTAAAAAGCTTCGAGAAGATCGAGAGTTCTTAAATGACTACATTGAATTTTTCTCATCAGATTTTGATCTGAAAACCTACATTTCCAAGATGCGCCGGGAAAAAATGAACCAAGTTATAGGGGCGTATGGTTTCTTTCCAGCGCGAATTCTAGGGGATACTCGCGTAACAGTATCCCGCTCTTTATCACATAGGAGATCTGATAATACAGTATTTGATGTTGCTGGGTTGGCAATAGCAGCAGGTGGGGCATTGGAACAAACTTTGGATTATCTTTTCCCAATGGGACCTTCTCGGATACCACCGGAGAGATGGTATATCTTTACAGGTACGACTCCTCAGGATGTCGGATACCAGGGGGATCTGCTCCCAGATTTACTTCTCCGTCGACCCGAATTGGTTGAGGAAGCAAATGGATGGCTCAAACGACTTGACATGGGTTATGAGTTAGAAGTGAAACCAGTGGGGGGCAATTCAGGTGATCTTTTTGAAGTAAGACTGATAGATACACGTCGAAATGACCGCGTAAGTGTAGCACTGCCAGATGTCGGTTTCGGTATTAGCCAACTCCTCCCTTTCATTGTTCAAAGTCTTGTTTCAGAAGGATGGATTATTTCTATTGAACAACCCGAAGTTCACGTACATCCAAAATTGCAAGCGGATCTCGGGGAGCTCTTAGCTGCATCGATTAAAAAAGATCACCCGAACCAATTCATCGTTGAGACCCATAGTGAGCATTTGATCTTACGTCTGCAACGCTTGATCCGTAACAAGCTCCTTGAGCCAGAGGATGTCTCGGTTATCTATGTCAGTCGTAGACCTGAAGGGGCAAAGGCAGAACGTTTGCATCTTGATGAAGATGGGGATTTTATTGATGATTGGCCCAACGGGTTTTTCTCAGAGCGACTTCGCGAACTTTGA